One window of the Crassaminicella thermophila genome contains the following:
- a CDS encoding cell wall hydrolase has translation MKTNKKKLVAICLIILCISLQVMNVFASEYVTLKYGSRGYEVVRLQKALISKGFLKDSADGIFGPITKKAVMEFQKSVHITVDGIAGKQTQSRLYANTPVSRGINTSTNQYSKDLYWMSRIIHAEAGAEPYKGKVAVGNVILNRVKSSEFPNTVYNVIFDYYKGIPQFSPVAEGTIYNTPSEESIQAAKDALNGVRPVGSAEYFFNPDKSAAKWIVQNKTYVTRIGDHVFYK, from the coding sequence ATGAAAACAAATAAGAAAAAACTTGTTGCGATTTGTTTAATTATTTTATGCATATCGCTACAAGTAATGAATGTGTTTGCTAGTGAATATGTTACATTAAAGTACGGAAGCAGAGGCTATGAAGTAGTCAGACTCCAGAAAGCATTGATAAGTAAAGGATTTCTAAAAGACTCAGCTGATGGAATTTTTGGACCAATAACCAAAAAGGCTGTTATGGAATTTCAAAAATCGGTTCATATTACAGTAGATGGTATAGCAGGAAAACAGACTCAGTCTAGACTATATGCAAATACGCCTGTTTCTAGAGGAATAAATACTTCAACAAATCAGTATTCTAAAGATTTATATTGGATGTCAAGAATTATTCATGCAGAAGCTGGAGCAGAGCCTTATAAAGGTAAGGTAGCAGTAGGAAATGTAATATTAAATAGAGTAAAATCAAGTGAATTTCCAAATACTGTTTATAATGTAATATTTGATTATTATAAAGGAATCCCACAGTTTAGCCCTGTAGCAGAAGGAACTATTTATAATACACCATCAGAGGAAAGTATACAAGCAGCAAAGGATGCATTAAACGGCGTACGTCCTGTAGGTAGTGCCGAATATTTCTTTAATCCTGACAAATCAGCCGCTAAATGGATTGTACAAAACAAAACATATGTTACAAGAATTGGTGATCATGTATTTTATAAGTAA